Proteins from a genomic interval of Brachybacterium vulturis:
- a CDS encoding DUF6458 family protein: MGHTPFLKEHVMGAIVGGIILFVLGAIARFALEINLPGVDSAMLGTILMVAGAVLFIVGLLLMLRSRKTVVNTQNAPGHSVSERRDPPPTV; this comes from the coding sequence GTGGGCCACACCCCCTTCCTCAAGGAGCACGTCATGGGCGCCATCGTCGGCGGAATCATCCTCTTCGTCCTGGGAGCCATCGCGCGCTTCGCCCTGGAGATCAACCTGCCGGGTGTGGACTCCGCGATGCTCGGCACCATCTTGATGGTCGCGGGAGCCGTCCTGTTCATCGTCGGGCTGCTGCTGATGCTGCGCTCGCGCAAGACCGTCGTGAACACCCAGAACGCCCCCGGGCACAGCGTCTCCGAGCGTCGGGATCCCCCGCCCACCGTGTGA